The Planktothrix sp. FACHB-1365 genome has a segment encoding these proteins:
- a CDS encoding AMIN domain-containing protein, with protein sequence MKQLQGIGAGLLTSAAIAIVAQTPAFAQTQVQDVRLVEMNGEVGLLLMTKGGERPEVFVVRRGNDFVADIINTQLPGQKQNFQQNNPIPGIASVVVTQLDPTSVRVIVSGVNSTPEARILQGGREGIVISLGTASGAVAQVPNQAVTPPPPPPGSTAQPAPRGSQPVLIPDPQITIDGRNVPQGAPRPVDAAPPFLPRAVAPPVGDIAVSNINPTTTSTIRLENGQRIPRLVLRDAPVRDVLALLARTAGLNIAFLDGASEQSGQPAPGGTSTGNGQKISLDIENESVEDVFNYVLRLSGLEANRNGNTIFIGSRLPNSARNVVVRSFRLNQVNAETAAGFLVSMGAERSITREQQITQSNSVNIPGSTQALTTTDTRVTTVVETLRIETQDSTPLLRGLQVLVDERLNSVTLVGSPNIVELASAQLVQLDLRQRQVAVNVKVIDVNLSGEEAASSSFSFGINDTFFVNDGGAATVNFGGYNPPNSATTRTGINARPIVPNPISAEDPFYDPNQLSVTPLTAPGGGIGLEPIAPVSERTNQVGISEYEPFTRNLETGALDALGTVTNSVFPYFQYPRRFLSTLTAQIISGNAKILTDPTLVVQEGESAAVALVEEVVKSATTTTTATVSGTISSQNFQFQDVGLTLSIDVERIDDNGFVTLRVRPTVSAPGDRVNSADQSFALQILRRTVDSGNIRLRDGQTLIVSGIIQEQERSNVSKIPLLGDLPIIGSLFRRTNKDNQRAEVIVLVTPQILDDSDRNPYGYEYNPSPDALRMMRGR encoded by the coding sequence GTGAAACAGCTTCAAGGAATTGGTGCAGGACTATTAACCAGTGCTGCGATCGCCATTGTGGCGCAGACCCCAGCATTTGCACAAACCCAAGTTCAAGATGTGCGACTGGTAGAAATGAACGGGGAAGTGGGTTTACTGTTAATGACAAAAGGGGGAGAGCGACCGGAAGTATTTGTCGTCCGACGGGGAAATGATTTTGTTGCCGATATTATTAATACGCAACTTCCCGGCCAAAAACAAAACTTTCAACAAAATAATCCCATTCCGGGTATTGCTTCGGTCGTCGTCACCCAACTTGATCCCACCAGTGTCCGGGTGATTGTGAGTGGGGTCAATAGTACCCCCGAAGCCCGAATTCTCCAAGGAGGTAGAGAAGGGATTGTAATTAGTCTGGGTACGGCATCCGGTGCTGTGGCTCAAGTTCCGAATCAAGCCGTAACCCCACCTCCTCCCCCTCCTGGATCTACTGCCCAGCCTGCCCCTAGAGGTTCTCAACCAGTATTGATTCCTGATCCTCAAATCACCATTGATGGTCGAAACGTTCCCCAGGGAGCACCTCGCCCCGTTGATGCGGCTCCACCTTTTCTTCCCCGTGCTGTAGCACCCCCAGTTGGAGATATTGCTGTTTCTAATATTAATCCCACCACAACTTCGACGATTCGTTTAGAGAATGGTCAACGCATTCCGCGTTTAGTGTTGCGAGATGCCCCAGTGCGTGATGTACTAGCATTATTAGCCCGAACGGCCGGATTAAATATTGCTTTTTTAGATGGAGCGTCTGAACAATCAGGACAACCAGCCCCAGGAGGAACTTCAACAGGGAACGGACAAAAAATTTCTCTCGATATTGAAAACGAGTCCGTTGAAGATGTATTTAACTATGTTTTACGGTTAAGTGGGTTAGAAGCCAACCGCAACGGAAATACTATTTTTATTGGGTCAAGACTGCCCAATTCGGCGAGAAATGTCGTGGTTCGTTCCTTCCGTCTCAACCAAGTTAACGCAGAAACCGCAGCCGGGTTCTTGGTCAGTATGGGAGCAGAACGTTCAATTACCCGTGAACAACAGATAACTCAATCAAACTCAGTCAATATTCCGGGGAGTACCCAAGCGTTAACCACAACGGATACAAGAGTAACAACGGTTGTAGAAACCCTACGAATTGAAACCCAAGACTCAACTCCATTATTGCGAGGACTGCAAGTTTTAGTCGATGAACGGCTTAATAGTGTGACCTTAGTGGGCAGTCCTAACATTGTAGAATTAGCCTCGGCTCAACTGGTACAACTGGATCTGCGTCAGCGTCAAGTCGCCGTTAACGTGAAAGTCATTGACGTGAATTTAAGTGGAGAAGAAGCCGCCAGTAGTAGTTTCTCCTTTGGGATTAACGATACCTTCTTTGTCAATGATGGGGGTGCTGCAACGGTTAATTTTGGTGGTTATAATCCCCCGAACAGTGCAACGACCCGAACGGGCATCAATGCTCGACCGATTGTTCCAAATCCCATTAGTGCTGAAGATCCGTTCTACGATCCGAATCAATTGTCTGTTACTCCTTTAACGGCGCCGGGAGGGGGGATTGGTTTAGAACCAATTGCACCGGTATCAGAACGGACGAATCAAGTCGGGATTTCTGAGTATGAACCCTTTACCCGAAATTTAGAAACTGGGGCACTTGATGCTTTAGGGACAGTTACTAATAGTGTTTTTCCCTACTTCCAATATCCTCGGCGATTTCTCTCGACTTTAACGGCTCAAATTATTAGTGGGAATGCCAAGATTTTGACCGATCCAACCTTAGTGGTTCAAGAGGGAGAAAGTGCTGCGGTTGCTTTAGTGGAAGAGGTTGTCAAATCGGCAACAACAACAACGACCGCAACCGTATCAGGAACGATCAGCAGTCAGAATTTCCAGTTCCAAGATGTGGGCTTAACTCTATCTATTGATGTGGAACGAATTGATGATAATGGATTTGTGACCCTGCGAGTCCGACCGACTGTTAGCGCCCCTGGAGATCGGGTGAATAGTGCGGATCAAAGTTTTGCCCTTCAGATTCTCAGACGCACGGTAGACTCTGGGAATATTCGCTTACGGGATGGTCAGACTCTGATTGTTTCGGGGATTATTCAGGAACAAGAACGGTCTAATGTCAGCAAAATTCCACTGTTAGGAGATTTACCTATTATTGGTTCATTGTTCCGTCGAACCAATAAGGATAATCAACGGGCGGAAGTGATTGTGTTAGTTACGCCTCAAATTTTGGATGACAGCGATCGCAATCCCTACGGTTATGAATATAACCCCAGTCCCGATGCTTTACGGATGATGAGAGGACGTTAA
- a CDS encoding pilus assembly protein PilO, with protein MTVANEFIQDVDGEGGGPVIFGIALTPKIMGIGAGVVGAILAGFLIYQFLLPTLAEGQALREEIKTKQDEIEKQDQRLRERAKAEKELADAKVRRSTVTALFADETSLETLLFDLNEQINKINAGIIDDSKRAKLSLFTPVVLDKPEAEIVNDGTLGPDVNGKLRRRAYKVEFEGSFDQTLKFLASLERLQPLLVVRGLKSSLKDQTQTIEGEYRQGKFVPSVNQPQRRLKTAFELQVLLPLSPEQAKAAVAASQPAETPAEPPK; from the coding sequence ATGACCGTAGCCAATGAATTTATTCAAGATGTTGACGGGGAAGGCGGTGGGCCAGTTATATTTGGCATTGCCTTAACACCCAAAATCATGGGAATTGGTGCCGGAGTTGTGGGGGCAATTCTAGCAGGGTTCTTAATCTATCAATTCCTTCTTCCCACCTTAGCGGAAGGTCAAGCTTTACGAGAGGAAATTAAAACCAAACAAGATGAAATTGAGAAACAAGATCAGCGTTTGCGGGAACGGGCTAAAGCCGAAAAAGAGTTAGCAGATGCTAAAGTTCGTCGATCTACTGTTACCGCTTTATTTGCCGATGAAACCAGTTTAGAAACCCTGTTATTTGATCTTAACGAACAGATTAATAAAATTAATGCGGGGATCATTGATGATAGCAAAAGAGCGAAACTTTCTTTGTTCACACCTGTTGTATTAGACAAACCAGAAGCAGAGATTGTCAATGATGGAACTTTAGGGCCAGATGTCAATGGCAAACTCAGAAGACGTGCTTATAAAGTAGAGTTTGAAGGCAGTTTTGATCAAACCTTAAAGTTTTTAGCTTCCTTAGAACGGTTACAACCTTTGTTAGTAGTCAGAGGTTTAAAATCTTCCTTGAAGGATCAAACTCAAACCATTGAGGGAGAATATCGACAAGGGAAATTTGTTCCCTCGGTCAATCAACCCCAAAGACGGTTAAAAACAGCCTTTGAATTACAAGTCTTACTTCCTTTGAGTCCAGAACAAGCTAAAGCAGCCGTTGCAGCTTCTCAACCTGCCGAAACTCCGGCTGAACCGCCAAAATAG
- a CDS encoding PilN domain-containing protein encodes MYNLDINFLNDRPDLLEREVRRQDAPTQNIDQTPILIGAGVALALNAIVGGAWFIFHQQNTDLTKERDALVATLGQKTSEVEALDKINAETAQANKEADALATVFNQIKPWSALTLELGELMQVAGVRILNIEQTEPDTATAAAPAPSPSPAADQAAAPPPEPKTAQLKISGVANTYTQINDFVLLLNQSPFFNGEKTKLIEAKLEENPTQLVAKSPDADSGTAKPQLQPVVKYTIETYLSLATASELLPQLQKNGALGLVNRIKTLEEKGVIKK; translated from the coding sequence ATGTATAACTTAGATATCAACTTTTTGAATGATCGACCTGATCTATTAGAACGAGAAGTTCGACGACAGGATGCTCCCACCCAAAATATTGACCAGACTCCAATTTTAATCGGTGCTGGGGTCGCTTTAGCTCTGAATGCCATTGTCGGAGGAGCTTGGTTTATTTTTCATCAACAAAATACTGACCTAACCAAAGAACGTGATGCTCTTGTTGCTACATTAGGACAAAAAACGTCGGAGGTGGAAGCTTTAGATAAAATTAATGCAGAAACCGCTCAAGCCAATAAAGAAGCCGATGCCTTAGCGACGGTATTTAATCAAATCAAACCCTGGTCAGCACTTACCCTAGAATTAGGGGAATTGATGCAAGTCGCCGGGGTGAGAATTCTCAATATTGAACAGACCGAACCCGACACAGCTACAGCCGCCGCCCCTGCTCCATCTCCCAGTCCCGCAGCAGATCAAGCCGCCGCCCCTCCACCGGAACCCAAAACGGCTCAATTAAAAATTTCAGGAGTAGCAAATACTTACACTCAAATTAATGATTTTGTATTATTACTCAATCAATCTCCCTTTTTTAATGGGGAAAAAACAAAATTAATTGAGGCTAAATTAGAAGAAAACCCCACTCAATTAGTCGCTAAATCCCCGGATGCAGATAGTGGTACTGCCAAACCTCAGTTACAACCTGTGGTCAAGTATACCATTGAAACCTACCTCAGTCTAGCAACCGCCTCGGAGTTGTTACCTCAACTGCAAAAAAATGGGGCGTTAGGACTGGTTAATCGGATTAAAACCCTTGAGGAAAAAGGAGTGATTAAAAAATGA
- the pilM gene encoding type IV pilus biogenesis protein PilM has protein sequence MVSFLKGLFSKRKPGVGIELATERINLVEMRKKGQQLQLVTLATIPVPEGVVQDGQIVDTPAMAELIQAAITDNNIKAKTVGTSIPGREAVTRIIPVPADLSDDELKDYMNAEAGLYLPFPREEADVDYQKLGRFVDEDGIEKVQVLLVAARKEVTDTYVETFAQAGLKVTVLEVSNFSLIRTLKNQLEQFSSTEAAIIADIEFDSTELAIVVDGIPQFNRTIPIGLYQVQSALNSAMNLPPSRDVSELQAMTLPVTDTMGALNDPNPGTNAIIKVFAELADELRRSVDFYINQSDGLEMAQLLLMGPGAAIGQLDEFFMQRLAMPATQVDPIESLSIAFEREIPPEQRASLGVALGLGMRML, from the coding sequence ATGGTTAGTTTCTTAAAAGGACTCTTTTCTAAGCGTAAGCCCGGAGTGGGAATTGAGTTAGCCACAGAACGAATTAATCTGGTGGAAATGCGGAAAAAAGGTCAGCAATTACAGCTAGTCACCTTGGCTACAATTCCAGTTCCCGAAGGCGTTGTTCAAGATGGCCAAATTGTAGATACTCCAGCAATGGCAGAGTTAATTCAGGCGGCAATTACCGATAACAATATTAAAGCCAAAACCGTGGGTACATCTATCCCCGGACGGGAAGCGGTAACGCGGATTATTCCGGTTCCGGCTGACCTCAGTGATGATGAACTTAAAGACTATATGAACGCAGAAGCGGGATTATATTTACCATTTCCCCGGGAAGAAGCTGATGTAGATTATCAAAAATTAGGGCGATTTGTCGATGAAGATGGCATCGAAAAAGTCCAAGTTTTATTAGTTGCTGCTCGTAAAGAAGTCACCGATACTTATGTTGAAACTTTTGCTCAAGCGGGTTTAAAGGTTACGGTTTTAGAGGTGAGTAATTTTTCTTTAATTCGTACCTTAAAAAATCAATTAGAGCAGTTTTCCTCCACCGAAGCTGCTATTATTGCCGATATTGAATTTGATAGCACTGAATTAGCGATTGTTGTGGATGGGATTCCTCAATTTAACCGCACCATTCCCATCGGATTATATCAAGTTCAAAGTGCCTTAAACAGTGCCATGAATTTACCTCCTTCGAGGGATGTCAGTGAACTCCAGGCCATGACCCTTCCGGTGACTGATACAATGGGAGCATTAAACGATCCCAATCCGGGGACGAATGCCATCATTAAGGTTTTTGCTGAATTAGCCGATGAACTGCGTCGCTCCGTTGATTTTTATATTAATCAAAGTGACGGCCTGGAAATGGCACAATTATTGTTAATGGGGCCAGGAGCCGCCATTGGACAACTGGATGAGTTTTTCATGCAACGGTTAGCAATGCCTGCGACGCAAGTTGATCCCATTGAATCCCTCTCTATTGCCTTTGAACGGGAAATTCCCCCAGAACAACGTGCTAGTTTAGGAGTGGCATTAGGTTTAGGAATGCGGATGCTTTAA
- the iscB gene encoding RNA-guided endonuclease IscB — MSNYVFVIDTNKQPQNPVHPAQARLLLNQGQAAVYRRYPFTIILKESKPESEIEQITLKIDPGSKTTGITLVQGNKVIWGAELTHRGQTIKMSLESRRLLRRSRRNRKTRYRQARFLNRTRQKGWLAPSLQHRVETTLTWVNKLIRLVPISSIVQELVRFDLQQLENPEISGIEYQQGELQGYEVRQYLLEKWSRKCAYCGVENVPLEVEHIHPKSQGGTDRISNLTMACHDCNQKKGNQDIQDFLSGKPDLLQRILKQAKQPLKDATVVNSTRWSLFNRLKETGKPVSTGSGGLTKFNRTRLNLPKTHWLDAACVGKITTLKVLTNKPLLIKATGHGSRQMCRTDKLGFPSRYVPRFKFVNGFQTGSIVKAIVTKGKKIGTYIGRIAVRSSGSFNISSKGVLIQGISYKYCTTIHKKDGYLYAT, encoded by the coding sequence ATGTCTAATTACGTCTTTGTAATTGATACAAATAAACAGCCTCAAAATCCAGTACATCCTGCTCAAGCTCGATTGTTATTGAATCAAGGTCAAGCTGCTGTTTATCGCCGTTATCCGTTTACTATTATCTTGAAGGAGTCAAAACCCGAATCAGAAATAGAACAAATCACTCTCAAAATTGACCCCGGTTCAAAAACTACAGGAATTACGTTAGTTCAAGGAAACAAAGTAATTTGGGGTGCGGAATTAACTCATCGAGGTCAAACGATTAAAATGTCTTTGGAATCTCGACGTTTATTACGTCGCTCCCGAAGAAATCGTAAAACCCGATATCGTCAAGCACGGTTTTTGAATCGTACCCGACAAAAAGGATGGTTAGCACCCAGTCTTCAACATCGAGTAGAAACAACTCTAACTTGGGTCAACAAATTAATTAGACTTGTACCCATTAGTTCAATTGTTCAAGAGTTAGTCAGATTTGACTTACAGCAACTTGAAAATCCTGAAATTTCAGGAATTGAATACCAACAAGGAGAGTTACAAGGATACGAAGTTCGACAATATTTATTGGAGAAATGGAGCAGGAAATGTGCTTACTGTGGGGTGGAAAATGTCCCCCTGGAAGTAGAACATATTCACCCCAAATCCCAAGGCGGAACTGACCGAATTTCCAATCTTACTATGGCTTGTCATGACTGTAATCAAAAGAAAGGAAATCAAGATATCCAAGATTTCCTATCGGGTAAACCCGACTTACTGCAACGGATTTTGAAACAAGCTAAACAGCCCTTAAAAGATGCTACTGTTGTAAATTCAACCCGATGGTCATTGTTTAATCGATTAAAAGAAACAGGTAAACCTGTTTCCACTGGCTCCGGTGGGTTAACTAAATTCAATCGGACTCGATTAAATCTACCTAAAACCCATTGGTTAGATGCAGCTTGTGTTGGAAAAATTACAACTTTAAAGGTTTTAACCAATAAACCTTTATTAATCAAAGCAACGGGTCATGGTTCCCGACAAATGTGTCGAACAGATAAATTGGGTTTTCCCTCTCGTTATGTTCCTCGTTTTAAATTTGTTAACGGGTTCCAAACGGGCAGTATCGTTAAAGCTATTGTCACAAAAGGTAAAAAAATAGGAACCTATATTGGACGAATTGCCGTTCGTTCTAGTGGGAGCTTTAATATTTCCTCGAAAGGGGTACTTATCCAAGGAATCAGCTACAAATACTGCACAACAATTCACAAAAAGGATGGTTACTTGTATGCAACATAA
- a CDS encoding sugar ABC transporter substrate-binding protein: MKQLKSWKRFGLLLVLGLFLSWGVSCSTSSPTSQNGKQEIEFWTMQLQPQFTDYFNQLIVNFESENPGLTVKWVDVPWSAMESKVLASVAAKTAADVINLNPDFAALLAGRNAWLNLNETVPESVQSQYLPNIWQSNKIEVCPNNQCQTVTFGIPWYLTTQITIYNQQLLQQAGVTQPPKTYSELAQVAQKVKEKTGKYAVFVSFVPEDSAQVLQSLVQMGAELLDNKGKAAFNTPQGKAAFQYWVDLYQKDLLPKEVLTQGHRRAIELYQAGDIALLTSGPQFLKAISQNAPTVAQVSIPAPQITGDTKKTTVAVMNLVIPKSTDVPEPALKFALFVTNSTNQLAFAKAANVLPSIRESLKDSYFTTLPANPTAADQARLVSVKELENAQVLIPPQKDIKQLQKIIYDNLQAAMLNQKTVDQAIADAEKTWNER, encoded by the coding sequence ATGAAACAATTGAAGTCTTGGAAACGGTTTGGTTTGTTATTAGTTTTAGGTTTATTTTTAAGTTGGGGTGTCAGTTGCTCCACTTCTTCCCCAACGTCTCAAAACGGGAAGCAAGAAATTGAATTTTGGACAATGCAACTGCAACCGCAATTTACCGATTATTTTAATCAACTGATTGTCAATTTTGAATCGGAAAATCCAGGGTTAACAGTGAAGTGGGTTGATGTTCCTTGGTCAGCGATGGAAAGTAAAGTTTTAGCCTCCGTTGCTGCCAAAACCGCCGCCGATGTCATTAACCTAAATCCTGATTTTGCTGCTTTATTAGCGGGACGAAATGCTTGGTTAAATCTCAATGAAACCGTTCCTGAAAGTGTTCAATCTCAATATTTACCTAATATTTGGCAATCTAATAAAATAGAAGTTTGTCCCAATAATCAATGCCAAACTGTCACCTTTGGGATTCCTTGGTATTTAACCACTCAAATTACAATTTATAATCAACAACTTCTACAACAAGCGGGAGTCACTCAACCACCAAAAACCTATTCAGAATTAGCACAAGTCGCTCAAAAAGTCAAAGAAAAAACAGGCAAATATGCGGTTTTTGTGTCTTTTGTTCCTGAAGATTCGGCTCAAGTTTTACAATCTTTAGTTCAAATGGGAGCAGAATTACTGGATAATAAAGGTAAAGCCGCTTTTAATACCCCTCAAGGGAAAGCTGCTTTTCAATATTGGGTTGATTTATATCAAAAAGACTTACTTCCAAAAGAAGTTTTAACCCAAGGACATCGCCGTGCTATTGAATTATATCAAGCCGGAGACATTGCTTTATTAACATCTGGGCCACAATTTCTAAAAGCTATTAGTCAAAATGCACCCACCGTTGCTCAAGTTTCTATTCCAGCACCTCAAATTACTGGAGATACAAAAAAAACAACTGTTGCTGTCATGAATTTAGTAATTCCGAAATCAACAGATGTTCCTGAACCTGCTTTAAAGTTTGCATTATTTGTTACTAATAGTACCAATCAACTTGCTTTTGCTAAAGCAGCTAATGTTTTACCGTCTATTCGAGAGTCTCTCAAAGATAGTTATTTTACCACCCTTCCTGCTAATCCCACAGCAGCAGATCAAGCGCGTTTAGTGAGTGTAAAAGAGCTTGAAAATGCCCAGGTTTTGATTCCCCCTCAGAAAGATATTAAACAGTTGCAAAAAATCATCTATGATAATCTACAAGCTGCAATGTTGAATCAAAAAACGGTTGATCAAGCGATCGCAGATGCCGAAAAAACTTGGAATGAAAGGTAA
- a CDS encoding PhzF family phenazine biosynthesis protein, whose product MKFSIVDVFAETKYSGNQLAVIWGEGVESLSDEEMLKIAQEMNYSETTFITASETFNGGYPVRIFTPKRELPFAGHPTLGTAYIIQQDIIKTSVEQVILNLAVGQIPVTWKTSEEGKQILWMRQNTPEFTQTYDRDVLASVLNLEETDFDDRYPIQVVSTGIPFIIVPLKTLSALKRSQVNFERYTEFIQTTTAKEIFIFCPETYHPNNQICARMFAPALGVPEDPATGSANGCLAGYLSNYHYFGSDQVNIRVEQGYEIDRPSLLLLKSQKIGDLIQVEVGGSVITVATGVL is encoded by the coding sequence ATGAAATTTTCGATTGTTGATGTTTTTGCTGAGACGAAATATTCTGGGAATCAATTAGCCGTGATTTGGGGTGAAGGTGTTGAGTCGTTATCCGATGAAGAAATGCTCAAAATTGCTCAAGAAATGAATTATTCGGAAACAACCTTTATTACTGCTTCTGAAACCTTTAATGGCGGTTATCCCGTGCGAATTTTTACTCCTAAACGGGAGTTACCTTTTGCGGGTCATCCTACATTAGGAACGGCTTATATCATTCAACAAGATATCATTAAAACCTCCGTTGAACAAGTGATTTTAAATTTAGCTGTTGGTCAAATACCGGTGACATGGAAAACCTCAGAAGAGGGAAAACAAATCCTTTGGATGCGACAAAATACCCCGGAATTCACGCAAACTTATGATCGAGATGTATTAGCCTCGGTATTAAATTTGGAAGAAACAGATTTTGATGACCGCTATCCCATTCAAGTTGTTTCTACGGGAATTCCGTTTATTATTGTTCCGTTAAAAACCCTGTCGGCGTTAAAAAGATCTCAGGTAAATTTTGAACGGTATACAGAGTTTATTCAAACCACAACAGCCAAAGAAATCTTTATCTTTTGTCCCGAAACCTATCACCCCAATAATCAGATTTGTGCGAGAATGTTTGCTCCTGCGTTGGGTGTTCCTGAAGATCCAGCAACGGGAAGTGCTAATGGTTGTTTAGCGGGATATCTCTCAAATTATCATTATTTTGGTTCTGATCAAGTTAATATTCGAGTTGAGCAAGGATATGAAATTGATCGCCCTTCTTTACTGTTATTAAAATCTCAAAAAATAGGAGATTTAATTCAAGTTGAAGTTGGGGGAAGTGTAATCACAGTTGCGACAGGAGTTTTATAG
- a CDS encoding TIGR00300 family protein, with amino-acid sequence MTDSIRFLMCPPDHYDVDYVINPWMEGNIHKSSFDRAREQWQSLYHLIKENAIVDLVTPAKGWPDMVFTANAGLVLDKTVVLSRFYHKERQGEEPYFKTWFESQGFTVHELPKDLPFEGAGDALFDREGRYLWAGYGFRSELDSHPLIAEWLDIEVLSLRLMDERFYHLDTCFCPLTGGYLMYYPPAFDSYSNRLIELRVPPEKRIIVEEPDAVNFACNTVNINQTVIMNKASDNLKARLQEAGFTVLETPLTEFLKAGGAAKCLTLRVTEPIIIDRHAVINIESRTVLMEGHLLDAGLINRALDLVVEGGGSFQVLNFNLGEQRQSTSKAEIKISAPSHEVMEEIISQLIDIGVVSLDDDQRDARLQPVEQDGVGPDDFYVSTIYPTEVRVDGQWLTVQNQRMDGAIAISETPNGLIAQCKILRDLKLGERVVVDVVGLRTIRKTESREPRNGPQEFSFMSAGVSSERRVELIVEQVAWELRQIRDRGGKVVVTAGPVVIHTGGAQHLSHLIRQGYVQALLGGNAIAVHDMEQSIMGTSLGVDMKQGVAVKGGHRHHLKVINSVRRCGSIAAAVEQGVVKSGIMYECVKNNIPFSLAGSIRDDGPLPDTQMDLIKAQEHYAELLRGADMILMLSSMLHSIGVGNMTPSGVKMVCVDINPAVVTKLSDRGSVESIGVVTDVGLFLSLLVNQLDKLTSRYGVVQVG; translated from the coding sequence ATGACAGATTCAATTCGTTTCCTGATGTGTCCTCCAGACCACTATGATGTGGACTATGTAATTAATCCTTGGATGGAGGGCAATATCCACAAATCCTCCTTTGATCGAGCCAGAGAACAGTGGCAAAGTTTGTACCATCTTATCAAAGAAAACGCCATTGTTGACTTAGTAACCCCCGCAAAAGGTTGGCCGGATATGGTATTTACCGCCAACGCTGGGTTAGTGCTCGATAAAACCGTCGTTCTTAGTCGTTTTTATCACAAAGAACGTCAAGGGGAAGAACCCTATTTTAAAACTTGGTTTGAAAGTCAAGGATTTACCGTTCATGAACTTCCGAAAGACCTCCCCTTTGAAGGTGCTGGAGATGCTTTATTTGACCGGGAAGGACGTTATTTATGGGCAGGATATGGCTTCCGGTCTGAACTCGATTCTCACCCCCTAATTGCAGAGTGGCTGGATATTGAAGTTCTATCTCTGCGGTTAATGGATGAACGATTTTATCATCTCGATACCTGTTTTTGTCCGTTAACAGGTGGGTATTTAATGTATTATCCTCCCGCCTTTGATTCCTATTCAAATCGATTAATTGAATTGCGAGTTCCTCCAGAAAAACGGATTATTGTTGAAGAACCCGACGCCGTTAACTTTGCTTGTAATACCGTCAATATTAATCAGACGGTGATTATGAACAAAGCCAGCGATAACTTAAAAGCTCGACTACAAGAAGCGGGTTTTACCGTCCTTGAAACTCCCTTAACAGAGTTTTTAAAAGCAGGGGGAGCCGCCAAATGTTTAACCTTGCGGGTGACAGAACCGATTATTATTGATCGTCATGCTGTCATTAATATTGAAAGCCGCACCGTCCTGATGGAAGGACATTTATTAGATGCTGGCTTAATTAACCGCGCCTTAGATTTAGTCGTCGAAGGAGGCGGAAGTTTCCAAGTCCTGAACTTTAACTTAGGAGAACAACGCCAAAGCACCTCGAAAGCAGAGATTAAAATTTCTGCTCCCTCCCATGAGGTGATGGAAGAAATTATTAGTCAATTAATTGATATTGGCGTTGTTTCCCTGGATGACGATCAACGAGATGCTCGCTTACAACCCGTCGAACAAGATGGTGTTGGCCCCGATGATTTCTATGTCTCCACCATTTATCCGACGGAAGTTCGGGTAGATGGACAATGGCTAACGGTTCAAAATCAACGTATGGACGGTGCGATCGCCATTTCCGAAACCCCCAACGGTCTGATCGCTCAATGTAAGATTTTACGGGATTTAAAACTCGGTGAACGAGTGGTGGTGGATGTCGTCGGTCTGCGGACGATCCGCAAAACTGAATCCCGTGAACCCCGCAATGGCCCTCAAGAATTCAGCTTTATGTCTGCTGGAGTATCCAGTGAACGCCGGGTTGAGTTAATTGTGGAACAAGTCGCCTGGGAACTGCGCCAAATTCGCGATCGCGGCGGTAAAGTTGTGGTGACGGCTGGCCCGGTGGTGATTCATACCGGAGGAGCTCAACATTTATCCCATCTGATCCGCCAAGGCTATGTGCAGGCGTTATTAGGGGGAAATGCGATCGCCGTTCACGATATGGAACAATCGATCATGGGAACCTCCCTCGGTGTCGATATGAAACAAGGTGTCGCTGTTAAAGGAGGTCATCGCCATCACCTTAAAGTGATTAACAGTGTTCGTCGTTGCGGAAGTATTGCCGCCGCCGTTGAACAGGGAGTGGTTAAGAGTGGAATTATGTACGAATGTGTGAAAAATAACATTCCCTTCTCCTTAGCAGGTTCCATTCGAGATGATGGCCCGTTACCGGATACGCAAATGGACTTAATTAAAGCTCAAGAGCATTATGCCGAACTGTTACGGGGTGCTGATATGATTCTGATGCTGTCCTCAATGTTACATTCCATTGGGGTTGGGAATATGACGCCTTCCGGGGTGAAAATGGTTTGTGTGGATATTAACCCGGCGGTTGTCACCAAACTCAGCGATCGCGGTTCTGTGGAGTCTATTGGGGTTGTTACCGACGTCGGACTGTTCCTGAGTTTGTTAGTGAATCAGTTAGATAAATTAACCAGTCGTTACGGCGTCGTACAAGTCGGTTAA